The Aquidulcibacter paucihalophilus genomic interval GACGTGGATCCAGTCCGCGCCGGCGGCGTCCAGCGCGCGAATTTCTTCGCCCAGCTTCGCGAAGTCACTGGCGAGGATGGACGGACAGATGAGGGGGGCGGCCATGGACCGGGGATAAGGCGGGTCGCGGGCGGGAGCAAGGCGTGCGCGGGGTTTCGCCGCCGCGACGTGCTACACGCTTCGGTCATTGCCCACTGGAGAACCGTCATGAGCGAACATCTGGCCACCGTGGAATGGAGCCGCGGCGATCAGGATTTCACCGGCAATCGCTATTCCCGCGCCCACGACTGGCGGTTCGATGGCGGGGCGGTGGTGCGCGGGTCCTCGGCGCCGACCAGTGTGCCGGAACCCCTGTCCGATCCCGCCGCGGTGGATCCCGAAGAGGCGCTGGTGGCGGCCCTGAGCAGTTGCCACATGCTGTTTTTCCTCGCCTTTGCGGCCAAGGGCGGGTTCACGGTCGACTCCTACCGCGACGAGGCGGTCGGGATGTTGGGCCGGGACGAACGGGGAAAAACCTCGATCACCACCGTCGCCCTGCGGCCGGCCGTGGTTTTCTCGGGCGAGACCCGTCCGGACGCCGCCGCGATCGACGCCCTGCATCACCGGGCGCATGAGGCCTGCTACATCGCCAATTCGATCCGGGCGGATGTGACGATCGAGGCGCGCTAGACCGCCGGGGCCACCGCGACATCATTCAGCAGGGCCACGAACCGCCGCTCGGCCTCGGCCGCCAGTTCGGGGTGGTAACGCATCGGCGGGGCGGTCATCGGCTCGTCGAAACTGTGGGTGCCGTCGGCAATCCAGGTCTCCACATCAGCCCCGCAGTTGCGGACCATGTCGTGCACCTGCTGGGCATTGCGGACGGTGGTCAGGTGGTCGGTGCGCGAGATCACCGCGACGGTCTTCGGGCAGTGCCGCCAGGGCCGCATCCGGTTGAAGGCGCCGATGCCGACATAGGGATAGGCCAGCCAGGTCCCGATCACCCCGTCCAGCGAGACCGCGCCGGGGTCCGTGACGCCCAGCTGACCCGGTGCCCGGTCGGAGCTCATTGCCTCCATGATGCCCCAGCCGCCGTGGCTCCAGCCGGCCAGAACGATTTTCGACGCATCCACATCGGCTCGCTGCGACACGCCGAGCAGGGTGGCCAGAATGTCGCCCGCCCGCTGCGAACCGTGCAGCAGGATACCGGTGCAGACCGTGGCCATGGCGAACCCGCGGCTCCAGCCGCGGGGCCCGTAGGAATCGACGATGAAGGCGCGCCAGCCGGCCGCCCTGGCCGCCGCGGCATATTTGGGCAGATGGCCGCGCAGGCCGCCGCAGCCGTGGAACAGGATGACCGCCGGGCGGGGGCGGTCATCGTCCGGGCCGACGACCGTGACGGCCGGTTCAAGCATCGACCAGCGTTGGGAGAGGGTTTGCATGAGTGTGACCATAGCCGGAGCCGCCGGTGCGTCGAGGTGATTAGTGGTTGGTGATTGGTGGTTCGCAGCTGCAAGCGCCGGTGTTCGCGAGCAGGGCGTGGAGCCCGATCCCGCAACCACCAATCACCAATCACCAATCACACCTCAGTGCCGGAACACCCGCACGCCCGTGAACGCCATCGCCACGCCCGCCTCGTCCGCGGCCGCAATGACCTCATCGTCGCGGATCGAGCCGCCGGGCTGGATCACCGCCGTGGCGCCCGCCGCGACCGCTTCCAGCAGGCCGTCGGCGAAGGGGAAGAAGGCTTCGGAGGCGCAGGCGGACCCTTGCGCCAGCGAATGGGCCAGACCCTTGGCCTCGCCGGCTTCGCGGGCGCGGATGGCGGCGATGCGGGCCGAGTCGCGGCGATTCATCTGGCCGGCGCCGATGCCGGCGGTCTGGCCGTCCTTGGCATAGACGATGGCGTTGGACTTCACGTGCTTGGCCACGGTGAAGGCGAACAGCATGTCCTCGATCTCCTGCGGCGTCGGCTGGCGGCGGGTCACGATCTTCAGGTCCGCGGGGGCGATGCGGCTGCGGTCGCGCGACTGGACCAGGAAACCGCCGGCCACCGAGCGGAACACCTCGCCGGCCGCCAGCGGGTCAGGCAGGCCGTCGGTCAGCAGCAGGCGCAGGTTCTTCTTGGCGGCGAAGATGGCCTGGGCCTCCTCGTCGGCGCCGGGGGCGATGACGACCTCGGTGAAGATGTCGGTGATCAGCCGGGCGTCGGCGCCGGTCAGGGTCCGGTTGACGGCGATGACGCCGCCGAAGGCCGAGACGGCGTCGCATTCCAGGGCCCGGGCATAGGCGGTCGCCAGATCGGTTCCGACGGCGACGCCGCAGGGGTTAGCGTGTTTGACGATGACGCAGGCGGGGGCCTCGAACTCCGCGACCAGCTCATAGGCGGCGTCGGCGTCGGCAATGTTGTTGTAGCCCAGCTCCTTGCCCTGCAGCTGGCGGGCGTGGGCGACGCCGGGGCGGGCATCCCCGGTGCGGTAGAAGGCGCCCGTCTGGTGCGGGTTCTCGCCGTAGCGCAGGGTCTGGGCCAGCGAACCGGCGATGGATTTGCGCGCCGGGGCGGCGTCCCCGACCTGGCCGGCGAACCAGCCCGAGACGGCGGCGTCATAGGCGGCGGTGCGGGCGAAGGCGCGGGCGGCGAGCCGCTTGCGCAGGGCCAGATCGGTCGTCCCGTCGGCCTTCAGCCCTTCCAGCAATTCGGCGACCGAGGCCGGATCGACGCAGACGGCGACATAGCCGTGATTCTTGGAGCCCGAGCGGATCATGGCCGGGCCGCCGATGTCGATGTTCTCGACCACGGCGTCGAAACCGGCGCCCGAGGCGACGGTGGATTCAAACGGATAGAGGTCGACCCAGACGATATCGATCGGGCCGATGTTGTGCGTCGCCATGGCCTCGGCGTGGTCGGCCGCGTCGCGCACGCCCAGCAGGCCGCCGTGCACCACGGGGTGCAGGGTCTTGACCCGGCCGTCCATCATCTCGGGGAAGCCGGTCAGGTCGGTCACGTCCTTCACCGGCAGGCCGAAACCGGCGATGGCGGCGCGGGTGCCCCCGGTCGAGACCAGTTCGACGCCGAGCCCGTGCAGGGTCCGGGCGGCGTCCTCCAGCCCGGTCTTGTCGCTCAGCGAGATCAGGGCGCGCTTCGGCGCCACGCGGTCGGGCGCGGGGGGAAAGTCGGGAGCGGCGGGCATGGCGGCGTCCGTATCTGGCGTGGGGTCGGGGGAGACGCGCGCCCTCTAGCATTCCACGAGGCGGGATAGAACCGTCGCGGTCGATCAATACAACGAACCGACGCATGGAGGGCGGAGATCGCAATCGGTCCGCGCCGGACCGCCCGGCCGATCTCTCCAAGATTTAATGTTCGGCCGCTCTTCCGGGGCATCGCCCTGCCACTTGTTGCATTATGATATGAAAATCGAACAAGTCGGGAGGTGACGATGCTGAAGTTGAAACTGTTGGCCGCCCTGGCGGTCCTGTGTCTGCCCCAGACGGCGTGGGCGCAGACACCCGCGCCCGCGCCGGTCCAGGTGATGGTGGTGGGGTCCTTTCACATGAATAATCCGGGTCGGGACATGCATAATATGCAGATCGATCCCGTGACCACGCCGCAGAAGCAGGCAGAACTGGCGGCCGTGGCCGAGGCCCTGGCAGCCTTTCGGCCAACCGCTGTGGCGATCGAACGGGTCGCCCCGGACCAGACCACCATGCTGGACGCCAACTGGCCCGCGTTCCGGCCCGAGCAACTGCTGACAAACGCGGACGAGCGGGTTCAGATCGGCTACCGCCTCGCCGCCCGCGCAGGAATCGACCGCGTATACGGGATCGACGAGAAGGACCGCGAGGGGCAGCCGACCTATTTTCCGATGGGCCCGGTCATGGCCTGGGTCCAGGCGAACGGCCGGATGCCGGAATTCCAGGCGGTGAGCGCGACCATCCAGTCCTCGATCGCCGAACTGGAGGTCCGCCAACGGGAGCGCACGATCGGTCAGCTGCTGGCCGAGATCAACGCGCCCGACCACCCGATGGTCGGGCCCGCCGGGCAAGAAGCCATTTATTACGCCATGATCGGCTTCGGCTCCGGCGACAACCAGGCGGGAGCTGAACTGAACGCGCGCTGGTATGCCCGAAACGCACAGATTTTCGCCCGACTGGTCCAGGTCGCCCGACCCGGCGATCGTATCGTGGTCGTTTACGGCAGCGGCCACGCCTACTGGCTGCGTCACTTTGTCGAGACGACCCCGGGATTCGAGTTGGTTGAACCGACGGCCTGGTTGTCCGCGGACTAGCTTGCCGTGATGGGTGTGGGTGGTTCCGGCGCGCAGGGAGCCACCCCGCCACCCTTTGGTCAGGCCGTTGGTTGACCGAAGTCCACCACCATCGCCTCGCGCCCGATGAGCGCGAGGAATCGCCGGAAGTCCGCCTGCGCCAGCGCTGTCGTCGCCGTATTGGTCAGCGGATGGAAATTGACGATGGCCGCGTCCCACAGCGCCTTGTCGATGACGAAGGTGACGCGGTGTTCGGGGTCGTTGATCAGGCCCAGGGCCGTGACCGAGCCGGGGCGGACGCCGAGGGTTTCGTACAGCAGGGTCTCATTGCCGAAGGACAGCCGCGCCGAGCCGATCCATTTGTCGGCCCGCTTCAGGTCCACCACCGTGTCCTGCCGCGCCGAGATCAGCCACAGCCGGCCCTTCTTGTCCTTGAGGAACAGGTTCTTGGTGTGGGCGCCGGGCATGGCGGCCTTGAGCTCCAGCCCTTCCTCGACGCGGAAGACGGCGGGGTGGTCGTGCGTCGTCCCGGCCACATCGTTGGCCGCCATCCAGTCCAGCAGGCGGTCGCGATCAAACGCGGGTTCGGTCGGCTTGTCTTCGGTCATGCGGCGCCGCTAGGAGGGAATGGAGACGTCCCTCGATACCGCCCGGAGGCCCGCCGTGGAACTGGAATGCTATCCGATGACGGCGACCCCGCCCGACCTCGTGCCGGGGCGGCAGTCGCGCAACTGGATGGACGCCTTCGCCAGCCGCCACCCCTATCGCTGCCTGCCGCTGAACATGGCCAACACCACGGGCTGGGAGATCCTGTGCCCGCTGACCTTCACCGCCGAATGGAACGGCGGGCCCAGCCAGGCCGACATCGTCATCACGCCCGAGCGGCCGAACGCAAATCTGACCCATGTGGTGACCTCGCATTTCTCGCGCGGGGTCCTGACCATGCATCCGCAGTATCTGTTCCGGACGCCGCCCGGCTGGGGCCTGCTGGCCGGCGGTTCGCCCAATCACATGAAGGACGGCATCCAGCCGCTGGTCGGGCTGATCGAGACCGACTGGCTGCCCTTCCCCTTCACCATGAACTGGCTTTTCACCCGCCCCGGCCGGGTCAAGTTCGAGAAGGGCGAGCCCTTCTGCTTCATCACCCCGATCGAGCACCGCAAGGCTGAACAATTCCAGCCGGTGATCCGTTCGCTGGAGTCCAATCCGGTCATGCACGGCCAGTTCGAGGCCTGGAACCGCGCCCGCACCGACTTCAACAAGCGCCTCGCCTCGGGCGACCCCGACGCGGCCAAGGAGGCGTGGCAGCGCTATTACTTCAAGGGCGAGGTGCCCGAGGACCTCGGCGTCGCGCCGGAGACGCATGTCAACAAGCGGCGGCTGAAGTCGCCGAGGATCGGCTAGGTTTTTGGGTGGTTGGTGATTGGTGGTTGGTGATCAGGGTTTGAGTCGCCATCGATCACTCGCCAGCCACCAATCACCAATCACCAACCACCGCTTCTCACATCGCCCGCGTCACCCGCGGCCCGAGGTTCTGGATCACTTCGCGGGCGTCGAAGGCATTGGCGTCGCCGGCCGGCTTGGCGCCGCGGCCCATGATGATCTCGGCCGAGGCCTCGAACCGGTCGATCTCGCGCACGTCGAAATCGCGGCCGAAGGGATCGCCCCACAGGCTCCAGGAACCGCCACGGTAGTAACGCCATGACGGACCCCAGAACGGGCTGTAGCGGTCGCGGTAGAAGGGGTCGGGGATGCCCTGCAGGCGGACGTCGCGGTCGGTGGCGCGGTTGACGGTGGAGAACCAGTCATAGCCGCTCTCGGCCGTGACCTCGGCGGCGCGCAGCAGCAGGGCCATTTCGACCTGTTCGCGCGAGGTGACGGAGTTGCCGGCGAAGCTGACCCGATAGCGGTCGGCGTCCACGCGCTGGTCGGAATAGCCGTAGCGGCTGTCGACGCCTGCCGGACCATAGGGCGTGGCCGTGGCGCAGGCGGACAGGGCCAGGGCTGCCGCCGTCGCCAGCAGAACGGGCTTGAGGAAACGAAGTCTCATGGAAACTCTCCTTGGCGCGACAGGGCGCACCCTGTCGGCTGAACGGGACATGATCGGCGTGGTTCCTGTTGCCGGCAAGTCCCTATAAACGCGACACAATAAGTACGGCGGCGGCCAGCAGAAGGATGCCGGTCAGGAGGGCGAAACCCTTGCGGAAACGCGGCTCGCTCATGCGCCGGGCCAAGGCTGCGCCGCCCAGACCGTAGGCGGACATGGTCAGGACGTCCATGCCGATGGTGGCCAGGGCGAACAGGGCCAGCTGCGGGGCCGCGGGGCGGGTCACATCCATGAAGGGCGGCAGGACGGCGGTGAAGAACAGGATCGCCTTGGGGTTGGCGATCTGCACCATGAAGCCGTCCACCAGGGCGCTCCGGCCCATCCGGATAATCGGCGCGTCCGGATCCGCGGCGTCGCGGAAGGCCCCGCGCAGGGCGCTGATCCCCAGCCAGGCGACATAGAGGGCGCCGCCGATCGAGATCAGGCGGAAGACCTGCGGAAAGGCGACGACCAGCGCGCCGAGCCCCAGGGCCGCGGCCCCGAACCAGACCAGGGTCGCGGCATTCATCCCGACCACCCCGGCCATGGCGGCGGCCTTGCCGCGCTGCACGCCATTGGCGACCGAAAACAGATTGGCCGGCCCCGGCGTGACGGCCATGACCATCATGACGCCGAGAAAGGTCAGATACAGGTGTGGATCGACGGGCAGGCTGGCCATGGCCGTCCTGTCGGGCCGGCGACGGCGCGGGTCAAGCCTGCAAGGCGTTCAGGCCGCGGAGGGGCGGGTTGGGCGGGCCTCAGTCGTCCCGGTCTTGGTCGGGGCCCGCCTTGGCGGCTTCGGCGGCCGCTTCATTGGCTTCCTCGACGGCGGCCTCGACCTCGCCCTGGGCCTCTTCGATCGAGTCCATGGCCGTGCCGAGCGCGTAATCGGCCATCAGGCCGTAGGTGGCCATGTGCTCGGGGTCGTTCGACGCCCAGGCCCCGTTGGCGACCATGCCCTGTGCGCTGGCGAGGGCACCGGACTCCTCGACGGCCGACAGGGCTTCGGCGACAAGCGCCTCGACATCGATGCCGGCGAGGGCCTCGGCGGCGATGGTCGAGGCGTGTTCGGCCACCACGGCGGTGAAGGCGTTGAGGTCAGGCTGGTATTCGGCCCAGAGGGCGGCAATCCGCGTTTCGCGCTGGGCCTCGGTCAGGCTGGCGTCTTCGGAAATGGCCTCGGCGCGTGTGCCGAAGGCTTCCATCCGGGCCTCGAAGGCGGCGGCGGCGGCTTCGATGGCGTCTTCCGACGGTCCGCGCGCGTCTTCCGCGACGGCGGCCGACATCGGCAGCAGGGCGAGGGCGGCGGCGAGTGACAGGGCCTTGATCATGGCGGCGCTCCGTATGAGGTCGCCACAAACGTCCGCCGAACACCGTCCGGCCTCAAGTGAAATCGCGGTAAGGCGGCGGGGCTGGCCCGCCGCCCTTCCGGATCAATGGCTTACTGGGCGGCGGCCTGCTGGAGCAGTCCGGCCTTGATTGTCGCCGGGGCACCCATGATCTGGGCGCGCACCATCGGACCCATCTGCGCCATCTGGGCCTGCTCCGCCGCCGGCATGACGGGCAGCTGGGAGGTGATGAAGGCGTCCAGTTCATTGGCGAAGGCGTCGGCCTGCGGCTGATAGCGGGCGGCGATGGCGTCCATGTCGGCATTGGCCCTGGCCCGGTCCGCGCCGGCGGCGGTGAGGGCGGCCTGCATCTCCCCCTGCATGGCCGTCATGGCCTGCTGGAAGGCCTGA includes:
- a CDS encoding DUF6065 family protein, with the translated sequence MELECYPMTATPPDLVPGRQSRNWMDAFASRHPYRCLPLNMANTTGWEILCPLTFTAEWNGGPSQADIVITPERPNANLTHVVTSHFSRGVLTMHPQYLFRTPPGWGLLAGGSPNHMKDGIQPLVGLIETDWLPFPFTMNWLFTRPGRVKFEKGEPFCFITPIEHRKAEQFQPVIRSLESNPVMHGQFEAWNRARTDFNKRLASGDPDAAKEAWQRYYFKGEVPEDLGVAPETHVNKRRLKSPRIG
- a CDS encoding prolyl-tRNA synthetase associated domain-containing protein, with product MTEDKPTEPAFDRDRLLDWMAANDVAGTTHDHPAVFRVEEGLELKAAMPGAHTKNLFLKDKKGRLWLISARQDTVVDLKRADKWIGSARLSFGNETLLYETLGVRPGSVTALGLINDPEHRVTFVIDKALWDAAIVNFHPLTNTATTALAQADFRRFLALIGREAMVVDFGQPTA
- a CDS encoding LysE family translocator — translated: MASLPVDPHLYLTFLGVMMVMAVTPGPANLFSVANGVQRGKAAAMAGVVGMNAATLVWFGAAALGLGALVVAFPQVFRLISIGGALYVAWLGISALRGAFRDAADPDAPIIRMGRSALVDGFMVQIANPKAILFFTAVLPPFMDVTRPAAPQLALFALATIGMDVLTMSAYGLGGAALARRMSEPRFRKGFALLTGILLLAAAVLIVSRL
- the purH gene encoding bifunctional phosphoribosylaminoimidazolecarboxamide formyltransferase/IMP cyclohydrolase, with protein sequence MPAAPDFPPAPDRVAPKRALISLSDKTGLEDAARTLHGLGVELVSTGGTRAAIAGFGLPVKDVTDLTGFPEMMDGRVKTLHPVVHGGLLGVRDAADHAEAMATHNIGPIDIVWVDLYPFESTVASGAGFDAVVENIDIGGPAMIRSGSKNHGYVAVCVDPASVAELLEGLKADGTTDLALRKRLAARAFARTAAYDAAVSGWFAGQVGDAAPARKSIAGSLAQTLRYGENPHQTGAFYRTGDARPGVAHARQLQGKELGYNNIADADAAYELVAEFEAPACVIVKHANPCGVAVGTDLATAYARALECDAVSAFGGVIAVNRTLTGADARLITDIFTEVVIAPGADEEAQAIFAAKKNLRLLLTDGLPDPLAAGEVFRSVAGGFLVQSRDRSRIAPADLKIVTRRQPTPQEIEDMLFAFTVAKHVKSNAIVYAKDGQTAGIGAGQMNRRDSARIAAIRAREAGEAKGLAHSLAQGSACASEAFFPFADGLLEAVAAGATAVIQPGGSIRDDEVIAAADEAGVAMAFTGVRVFRH
- a CDS encoding DUF5694 domain-containing protein, coding for MLKLKLLAALAVLCLPQTAWAQTPAPAPVQVMVVGSFHMNNPGRDMHNMQIDPVTTPQKQAELAAVAEALAAFRPTAVAIERVAPDQTTMLDANWPAFRPEQLLTNADERVQIGYRLAARAGIDRVYGIDEKDREGQPTYFPMGPVMAWVQANGRMPEFQAVSATIQSSIAELEVRQRERTIGQLLAEINAPDHPMVGPAGQEAIYYAMIGFGSGDNQAGAELNARWYARNAQIFARLVQVARPGDRIVVVYGSGHAYWLRHFVETTPGFELVEPTAWLSAD
- a CDS encoding dienelactone hydrolase, with the protein product MLEPAVTVVGPDDDRPRPAVILFHGCGGLRGHLPKYAAAARAAGWRAFIVDSYGPRGWSRGFAMATVCTGILLHGSQRAGDILATLLGVSQRADVDASKIVLAGWSHGGWGIMEAMSSDRAPGQLGVTDPGAVSLDGVIGTWLAYPYVGIGAFNRMRPWRHCPKTVAVISRTDHLTTVRNAQQVHDMVRNCGADVETWIADGTHSFDEPMTAPPMRYHPELAAEAERRFVALLNDVAVAPAV
- a CDS encoding OsmC family protein codes for the protein MSEHLATVEWSRGDQDFTGNRYSRAHDWRFDGGAVVRGSSAPTSVPEPLSDPAAVDPEEALVAALSSCHMLFFLAFAAKGGFTVDSYRDEAVGMLGRDERGKTSITTVALRPAVVFSGETRPDAAAIDALHHRAHEACYIANSIRADVTIEAR